From one Ursus arctos isolate Adak ecotype North America unplaced genomic scaffold, UrsArc2.0 scaffold_26, whole genome shotgun sequence genomic stretch:
- the RHEBL1 gene encoding GTPase RhebL1 produces MPLVRYRKVVILGYRSVGKTSLAHQFVEGEFLEGYDPTVENTYSKIVTLGKDEFHLHLVDTAGQDEYSILPYSFIIGVHGYVLVYSVTSLHSFQVIESLYQKLHEGHGKTRLPVVLVGNKADLSPDREVQAVEGKKLAESWGATFMESSARENQLTRGIFTKVIQEIARVENSYGQERRCRLM; encoded by the exons ATGCCGTTAGTTCGCTACAGGAAGGTGGTCATCCTCGGGTACCGCTCTGTAG GGAAGACATCTTTGGCACATCAGTTTGTGGAGGGCGAGTTCCTGGAAGGCTATGATCCTACAGTGGAGAACA cttacaGCAAGATAGTGACTCTTGGCAAAGATGAGTTTCACCTACACCTGGTGGACACTGCAGGGCAG GATGAGTACAGCATTCTGCCCTATTCATTCATCATTGGGGTCCATGGTTATGTGCTTGTGTATTCTGTCACCTCTCTGCATAG CTTCCAAGTCATTGAGAGTCTGTACCAAAAGCTACATGAAGGCCACGGGAAAACTCG GCTGCCGGTGGTGCTAGTGGGGAACAAGGCAGATCTCTCTCCAGACAG GGAGGTCCAGGCAGTTGAAGGGAAGAAGCTGGCAGAGTCCTGGGGTGCAACGTTCATGGAGTCATCTGCTCGAGAGAATCAG TTGACTCGAGGTATCTTCACCAAAGTCATCCAGGAGATTGCCCGGGTGGAGAACTCCTATGGGCAAGAGCGCCGCTGCCGGCTCATGTGA